The Nocardioides sp. S-1144 genome includes a region encoding these proteins:
- a CDS encoding WcbI family polysaccharide biosynthesis putative acetyltransferase, translating into MAEDRPLLVVVGNCQAESFRLLLDAGDVRTVRTPALHELTAADAAALRELLARTDLLVAQPTSDDYRGLPVGTRQLRAVLPPGARVALVPSLRYSGLHPFHLLVHPPGLERPDPPVVPYHDLRTALLADDLRAGRPVRPPLELTEDVVRAVAAASVAELARRERQHGTVVVSDLFAEPDADAMRTINHPGNAVLVPVAARLRDALGLEPRGPGVDRPLLASIHAPVLPPVVAAHRLDVVPTSDWTIEGRTVTTEAVTAAHLAWYRERPEMLDAALERAAPLVELFGPGGANPGGSSGDGALSPTSRRGDPRG; encoded by the coding sequence GTGGCTGAGGACCGACCGCTGCTCGTGGTCGTGGGCAACTGCCAGGCGGAGTCGTTCCGCCTGCTCCTCGACGCCGGCGACGTGCGCACCGTGCGGACGCCGGCCCTGCACGAGCTCACCGCCGCCGACGCCGCAGCGCTGCGCGAGCTGCTCGCCCGCACCGACCTGCTCGTGGCCCAGCCGACCTCCGACGACTACCGCGGGCTCCCGGTCGGGACCCGCCAGCTGCGCGCCGTCCTCCCGCCGGGCGCGCGGGTGGCCCTGGTGCCGAGCCTGCGCTACTCCGGGCTGCACCCGTTCCACCTGCTGGTGCACCCGCCCGGCCTGGAGCGCCCGGACCCGCCGGTCGTGCCGTACCACGACCTGCGCACCGCGCTGCTCGCCGACGACCTGCGCGCCGGGCGGCCGGTCCGGCCGCCGCTCGAGCTCACCGAGGACGTCGTCCGAGCGGTCGCGGCCGCCTCGGTCGCCGAGCTCGCCCGGCGCGAGCGCCAGCACGGCACCGTGGTCGTGAGCGACCTGTTCGCCGAGCCGGACGCCGACGCGATGCGCACGATCAACCACCCGGGCAACGCCGTGCTGGTCCCCGTGGCCGCCCGGCTCCGGGACGCGCTGGGGCTCGAGCCGCGCGGACCGGGTGTGGACCGGCCGCTCCTGGCCTCCATCCACGCCCCGGTGCTGCCCCCGGTGGTGGCCGCGCACCGGCTCGACGTCGTCCCCACGAGCGACTGGACGATCGAGGGACGCACCGTCACCACCGAGGCGGTGACCGCGGCCCACCTGGCCTGGTACCGCGAGCGCCCCGAGATGCTCGACGCCGCCCTGGAGCGGGCGGCCCCGCTGGTGGAGCTGTTCGGGCCCGGGGGAGCGAACCCGGGGGGATCGAGCGGTGACGGCGCACTGAGTCCCACCTCACGCCGGGGTGACCCCCGCGGGTGA
- a CDS encoding two-component system sensor histidine kinase NtrB → MHRDVEERYRSLFDNNPQAVFRLDVEGRFTGLNPSAGTISGYSAADLVGRHFRDLIVHDDHDRAATAFARVVEEGSQQVNLTIRRADGQVVDLFVTGIPWRTDGETRGVYAVAADLTSRNDAARELDATRRFATQAARAKTDFVARMSHEVRTPLTSILAAVELLAATDPTTEQTELITTLQRSGARLLTLVDGVLDFADADAASAQATEEFDLHALIDDAVALVEKSARRKGLRLDLDLGADVPRRIRNHPTWTSQILVNLLSNAVENTETGAIELAVSTTVTATSDPAILYRVSDTGVGIDPSRHEQIFEPFSRLPAPGSPGPRRPGLGLSIVKQLVTVSGGTIAVDSAPGRGSTFFVLMPTGTAHDPNPNPPH, encoded by the coding sequence GTGCACCGGGACGTCGAGGAGCGCTACCGCTCCCTGTTCGACAACAATCCGCAGGCCGTCTTCCGGCTCGACGTCGAGGGCCGGTTCACCGGTCTCAACCCGTCCGCCGGAACGATCAGCGGCTACTCCGCCGCCGACCTGGTCGGCCGGCACTTCCGCGACCTCATCGTCCACGACGACCACGACCGGGCGGCGACGGCGTTCGCCCGGGTGGTCGAGGAGGGCTCCCAGCAGGTCAACCTCACCATCCGGCGGGCCGACGGGCAGGTCGTGGACCTGTTCGTGACCGGGATCCCGTGGCGGACCGACGGCGAGACCCGGGGCGTCTACGCGGTCGCCGCCGACCTCACCAGTCGCAACGACGCGGCCCGGGAGCTCGACGCCACGCGGCGCTTCGCCACCCAGGCCGCGCGGGCCAAGACCGACTTCGTCGCCCGGATGAGCCACGAGGTCCGGACCCCGCTCACCAGCATCCTGGCGGCGGTGGAGCTGCTGGCCGCCACCGACCCGACCACCGAGCAGACCGAGCTCATCACCACCCTGCAGCGCTCCGGCGCCCGGCTGCTCACGCTCGTCGACGGCGTCCTCGACTTCGCCGACGCCGACGCCGCCAGCGCGCAGGCCACCGAGGAGTTCGACCTGCACGCGCTCATCGACGACGCCGTGGCGCTCGTGGAGAAGTCGGCGAGGCGCAAGGGCCTGCGGCTCGACCTCGACCTCGGCGCCGACGTCCCACGGCGGATCAGGAACCACCCGACCTGGACGTCGCAGATCCTGGTCAACCTGCTGAGCAACGCCGTCGAGAACACCGAGACCGGGGCCATCGAGCTCGCGGTCAGCACGACGGTGACCGCGACGTCCGACCCGGCGATCCTCTACCGCGTCTCCGACACCGGCGTCGGCATCGACCCCTCCCGCCACGAGCAGATCTTCGAGCCCTTCAGCCGCCTGCCCGCCCCCGGGTCGCCCGGCCCCCGACGGCCCGGGCTCGGCCTCAGCATCGTCAAGCAGCTGGTCACCGTCAGCGGCGGCACCATCGCCGTCGACAGCGCCCCCGGCCGGGGCAGCACCTTCTTCGTCCTGATGCCCACCGGCACGGCCCACGACCCCAACCCCAACCCCCCACACTGA
- a CDS encoding glycosyltransferase: MTAPPYGTSVPGNRWDLAPADVPRRTVSVVLAHHEQPAQLERTLAALGRQTRPPDEVVVADDGSREAPVVPPGVRLVRQDDDGFRLAAVRNLGVAASTGELLVLLDADTTPEPDFVARMVALPEALPETLVVGRRRHADLAATGPGEAVERVAPALALPEPAWLRTAYDATRDLLDADETGHRFAIGAVLACSRWWYDELGGFDETFTAYGGEDWELAHRSWTAGGLLAHRADAVAWHDGPDAGARGRSPEAHRSETVAVADRTSAPGTTWRGLWRGPADVVVTCDPGLGATEVLVTLDSLLAALPRAVVRLGAEHRALVGTDPRVVGLEQPVAASARLHLDVRHGLTGDAAAWTALLAGHDGSAATRAVAGGAAELQDLRLLRRAARWGRPDLAPAGPPLESGPRPWSDDVTLESWLGGWAGG, encoded by the coding sequence GTGACCGCGCCGCCGTACGGCACCAGCGTCCCGGGCAACCGGTGGGACCTGGCCCCGGCCGACGTGCCCCGGCGGACGGTGTCGGTCGTGCTCGCCCACCACGAGCAGCCGGCCCAGCTCGAGCGGACCCTGGCCGCGCTCGGCCGCCAGACCCGTCCCCCCGACGAGGTCGTCGTCGCCGACGACGGCTCGCGGGAGGCGCCGGTGGTGCCGCCCGGCGTGCGGCTGGTGCGCCAGGACGACGACGGGTTCCGCCTCGCCGCCGTCCGCAACCTCGGCGTGGCCGCGAGCACGGGTGAGCTGCTCGTGCTCCTGGACGCCGACACGACCCCGGAGCCGGACTTCGTCGCGCGCATGGTCGCGCTGCCCGAGGCACTCCCCGAGACCCTCGTGGTCGGACGCCGCCGGCACGCCGACCTCGCGGCGACCGGACCGGGCGAGGCGGTCGAGCGCGTCGCCCCGGCGCTCGCCCTGCCCGAGCCGGCCTGGCTGCGCACCGCCTACGACGCGACGCGCGACCTGCTCGACGCCGACGAGACCGGCCACCGGTTCGCCATCGGCGCCGTGCTGGCCTGCAGCCGGTGGTGGTACGACGAGCTCGGCGGCTTCGACGAGACGTTCACCGCCTACGGCGGCGAGGACTGGGAGCTGGCCCACCGGTCGTGGACGGCGGGCGGGTTGCTCGCGCACCGGGCCGACGCCGTCGCCTGGCACGACGGTCCTGACGCCGGCGCCCGCGGCCGGAGCCCGGAGGCCCACCGCTCCGAGACCGTCGCCGTCGCCGACCGGACCTCGGCTCCGGGCACGACGTGGCGCGGGCTGTGGCGCGGCCCGGCCGACGTCGTCGTCACGTGCGACCCCGGCCTCGGGGCGACCGAGGTCCTGGTGACGCTCGACTCGCTGCTCGCGGCGCTCCCGCGCGCCGTCGTCCGGCTCGGCGCGGAGCACCGGGCGCTGGTCGGCACCGACCCGCGCGTCGTGGGCCTCGAGCAGCCCGTGGCCGCCTCGGCGCGCCTGCACCTCGACGTGCGGCACGGCCTCACCGGCGACGCCGCGGCGTGGACCGCGCTGCTCGCGGGCCACGACGGCTCCGCCGCCACCCGCGCGGTGGCCGGCGGCGCCGCCGAGCTGCAGGACCTGCGGCTGCTGCGCCGGGCCGCCCGCTGGGGGCGACCCGACCTGGCCCCGGCGGGACCTCCCCTCGAGAGCGGGCCGCGGCCGTGGTCCGACGACGTCACGCTCGAGTCCTGGCTGGGCGGGTGGGCCGGTGGCTGA
- a CDS encoding GlsB/YeaQ/YmgE family stress response membrane protein — translation MFAIIGFIVFGLVVGVLARLIKPGKQNLSLVATLLLGLAGSVIGGIVASALGTGDIFELNILGAIVAIVAAVLLIGVAEGLSGRNKGARV, via the coding sequence ATGTTCGCCATCATCGGTTTCATCGTCTTCGGACTCGTCGTCGGCGTCCTCGCGCGCCTCATCAAGCCCGGCAAGCAGAACCTGTCGCTGGTCGCGACGCTGCTGCTCGGTCTCGCCGGCTCGGTCATCGGCGGCATCGTGGCGAGCGCGCTCGGCACCGGCGACATCTTCGAGCTCAACATCCTCGGCGCGATCGTGGCCATCGTGGCCGCCGTCCTGCTGATCGGCGTGGCCGAGGGTCTGTCGGGTCGCAACAAGGGCGCCCGCGTCTGA
- the ppk2 gene encoding polyphosphate kinase 2, which translates to MLRDVREYIDRLHIGGHTIGEDHDDDPVLIDPDGRAVDTWRENYPYEERMSREEYDAAKYGLQVELLKFQRWAADTGSKHVLLFEGRDAAGKGGTIKRFMEHLNPRYARTVALGKPSDREQNQWYFQRYVQHLPTAGEMVLFDRSWYNRAGVERVMGFASPPEYEQFMAQAPLFERMLVDSGISLTKFWFSVTQSEQRTRFIIRQVDPVRQWKLSPIDLESLDKWEDYTAAKEAMVRRTDTEWAPWTTVKSNDKKRARVNAMRHFLSRFDYEGRDDDVVGDPDPLVVQRGSDAVGD; encoded by the coding sequence ATGTTGAGGGACGTGCGCGAGTACATCGACCGGCTGCACATCGGTGGTCACACGATCGGGGAGGACCACGACGACGACCCCGTGCTCATCGATCCCGACGGCCGCGCCGTCGACACCTGGCGCGAGAACTACCCCTACGAGGAGCGGATGTCGCGCGAGGAGTACGACGCCGCGAAGTACGGCCTGCAGGTGGAGCTGCTGAAGTTCCAGCGCTGGGCCGCCGACACCGGCAGCAAGCACGTGCTGCTCTTCGAGGGTCGCGACGCCGCCGGCAAGGGCGGCACGATCAAGCGCTTCATGGAGCACCTGAACCCCCGCTACGCGCGCACCGTGGCGCTCGGCAAGCCCAGCGACCGCGAGCAGAACCAGTGGTACTTCCAGCGCTACGTCCAGCACCTCCCGACCGCCGGCGAGATGGTCCTGTTCGACCGGTCCTGGTACAACCGCGCCGGCGTGGAGCGGGTGATGGGGTTCGCCTCGCCGCCGGAGTACGAGCAGTTCATGGCCCAGGCGCCGCTGTTCGAGCGGATGCTGGTCGACAGCGGGATCTCGCTGACGAAGTTCTGGTTCTCGGTGACGCAGTCCGAGCAGCGCACGCGGTTCATCATCCGCCAGGTCGACCCGGTGCGGCAGTGGAAGCTCTCACCGATCGACCTGGAGTCGCTGGACAAGTGGGAGGACTACACCGCCGCCAAGGAGGCGATGGTCCGGCGCACCGACACCGAGTGGGCGCCGTGGACGACGGTGAAGAGCAACGACAAGAAGCGGGCGCGGGTCAACGCGATGCGCCACTTCCTGTCGCGCTTCGACTACGAGGGCCGCGACGACGACGTCGTCGGTGACCCCGACCCGCTGGTCGTGCAGCGGGGCAGCGACGCCGTCGGCGACTAG
- a CDS encoding isocitrate lyase/PEP mutase family protein, giving the protein MSDVAARASELLRLHHTGSTLVLPTVWDAWSARTVVEAGFPALSVGSHPLADSRGQQDNEGMTLDDALDGIARITAAVDVPVTADVESGYDTPAAELVERVLAAGVAGINVEDTVHSQGRLREVAEHADYIGALRAAADEAGVELVVNARTDAFLGSTVTFEDPLAEALRRLQACEAAGARSVYPVKVPDAATLRTLLAELSGPVNVTAHPVDGAPSGSFAELRAAGVQRITFGPLLMKALTPSLTDLVTPWR; this is encoded by the coding sequence ATGAGTGACGTCGCCGCCAGGGCCAGTGAGCTGCTCCGCCTGCACCACACCGGGTCGACCCTGGTGCTCCCGACGGTCTGGGACGCCTGGTCGGCCCGGACCGTCGTCGAGGCCGGGTTCCCCGCCCTCAGCGTCGGGAGCCACCCGCTGGCCGACTCCCGCGGCCAGCAGGACAACGAGGGCATGACCCTCGACGACGCCCTCGACGGCATCGCGCGGATCACCGCGGCCGTCGACGTCCCGGTGACCGCCGACGTCGAGTCGGGCTACGACACCCCGGCCGCCGAGCTGGTCGAGCGCGTCCTCGCCGCGGGCGTCGCCGGGATCAACGTCGAGGACACCGTGCACAGCCAGGGCCGGCTCCGCGAGGTCGCCGAGCACGCCGACTACATCGGCGCGCTGCGCGCCGCCGCCGACGAGGCCGGCGTCGAGCTGGTCGTCAACGCCCGCACCGACGCCTTCCTGGGCTCGACGGTGACCTTCGAGGACCCGCTCGCCGAGGCGCTGCGCCGGCTGCAGGCCTGCGAGGCCGCGGGGGCCCGGAGCGTCTACCCCGTGAAGGTGCCCGACGCCGCGACCCTGCGCACCCTGCTCGCCGAGCTCTCCGGACCGGTCAACGTCACCGCCCACCCGGTCGACGGCGCGCCGTCCGGCTCGTTCGCCGAGCTGAGGGCGGCCGGCGTCCAGCGCATCACCTTCGGCCCGCTCCTCATGAAGGCCCTCACGCCGTCCCTCACCGACCTCGTGACTCCCTGGCGCTGA